One region of Glutamicibacter sp. B1 genomic DNA includes:
- the lipB gene encoding lipoyl(octanoyl) transferase LipB, whose protein sequence is MAIEFERVGLGSKFVPYMEAWDYQIQLHDAVAADEQSPKVLFLEHEAVYTAGKRTEPEDLPLDGTPVVDVDRGGKLTWHGPGQLIGYPIVKLRKMSAIRLYVETIEEALINVVSDMGIPTTQIKGRSGVWVPGKNGEQDRKIAAIGLRISHGVTMHGFALNCSNELAAYEQIIPCGITDAGVTSISQELGKTVTPEDVVDRVQSELERLLTPQVV, encoded by the coding sequence ATGGCGATCGAATTCGAACGAGTCGGACTAGGCTCAAAATTTGTGCCCTACATGGAAGCTTGGGACTACCAGATCCAACTGCATGATGCGGTAGCCGCGGACGAACAGTCCCCGAAAGTCCTGTTCCTAGAGCACGAAGCGGTATACACCGCAGGCAAGAGAACTGAACCAGAAGATCTTCCCTTAGACGGAACCCCTGTCGTAGATGTAGATCGAGGCGGCAAGCTCACCTGGCACGGCCCCGGACAACTAATCGGTTATCCCATCGTCAAACTGCGCAAGATGAGCGCAATTCGGCTTTACGTGGAAACTATCGAGGAAGCGCTGATCAACGTAGTCAGCGACATGGGCATTCCCACGACACAGATCAAAGGTCGATCTGGCGTTTGGGTTCCGGGAAAAAACGGCGAGCAAGATCGAAAGATTGCAGCAATCGGGCTTCGTATCAGCCATGGTGTCACCATGCATGGCTTTGCGCTGAACTGCTCTAATGAATTAGCAGCCTACGAGCAGATCATCCCGTGCGGAATCACCGATGCTGGCGTCACTTCCATCTCCCAAGAGCTAGGAAAAACCGTCACACCAGAAGATGTTGTTGACCGAGTACAGAGCGAACTCGAACGTCTTCTCACCCCACAAGTCGTCTAG
- the lipA gene encoding lipoyl synthase, translating to MSVAPEGRRMLRVEKRNAAVPVERKPEWIKAKLNIGPEYVGLKNLVQSEGLHTVCEEAGCPNIFECWEDREASFLIGGSECTRRCDFCQIATGKPSPIDRSEPFKVAMSVKKMDLRYATVTGVARDDLEDEGVWLYAETVRQIHKMNPTTGVELLIPDFTGKPENLDAICDSAPEVYAHNVETVPRIFKRIRPAFRYDRSLDVISHGRKRGLITKSNLILGMGETREEISEAMRDLYEAGCDLLTLTQYLRPTDLHLPVDRWVTPQEFIELQQEAEEIGFAGVMSGPLVRSSYRAGRLWAGAMRKKGREIPEALSQIESSGNTRQEAASLIK from the coding sequence ATGAGCGTCGCACCTGAAGGCCGTCGTATGTTGCGGGTTGAAAAGCGCAATGCTGCCGTACCCGTGGAGCGCAAGCCCGAGTGGATCAAGGCCAAGTTGAACATTGGTCCTGAATACGTAGGCCTGAAGAATCTCGTGCAGTCTGAAGGATTGCACACCGTCTGCGAAGAAGCAGGCTGCCCAAATATCTTCGAATGTTGGGAAGACCGTGAAGCGTCTTTCCTTATCGGTGGTTCCGAGTGCACCCGCCGTTGCGATTTCTGCCAGATCGCTACCGGCAAACCATCCCCTATCGATCGCTCCGAACCTTTTAAGGTTGCAATGAGCGTCAAGAAGATGGATCTGCGCTACGCGACTGTAACTGGTGTAGCCCGTGATGACCTCGAGGATGAGGGCGTGTGGCTGTATGCCGAGACGGTTCGCCAGATTCACAAGATGAACCCAACTACGGGTGTTGAGTTGTTGATCCCAGACTTCACCGGCAAGCCAGAAAACCTGGATGCCATTTGCGATTCCGCTCCCGAGGTTTACGCCCACAACGTGGAGACCGTTCCTCGTATCTTCAAGCGCATTCGCCCGGCCTTCCGCTATGACCGCTCCTTGGACGTCATTTCTCACGGTCGCAAGCGAGGACTCATCACCAAGTCGAACCTGATCTTGGGTATGGGCGAAACGCGCGAAGAAATTTCTGAAGCCATGCGCGATCTCTACGAGGCCGGCTGCGACCTCCTGACTTTGACACAGTATCTACGCCCTACCGATCTTCACCTTCCTGTCGATCGTTGGGTTACCCCACAGGAATTCATTGAACTACAGCAGGAGGCAGAAGAAATCGGCTTCGCCGGTGTCATGTCTGGTCCGCTGGTTCGTTCTTCTTACCGTGCAGGTCGCTTGTGGGCTGGCGCCATGCGTAAGAAGGGGCGCGAAATCCCTGAGGCTCTCTCGCAGATTGAGTCCTCCGGTAACACCCGTCAGGAAGCTGCTTCATTGATCAAGTAA
- a CDS encoding proteasome assembly chaperone family protein → MSKESLMTMVAENLDDPRFQGLGMYVLLKSMSDAGHTHSQVTNELFGRLESKLFATFDADELVAYTSQRPRLTFLGDHFAGYQAPRIEIYLMTDEMDRNFWFLTGVEPDLKWERFISEILSFIEAFNVSLVVGTASLPMPVPHTRPVGVTAHGNRKDLIENISTWSPTVESPAGITSLLEIRMAEVERDIVGYSLHTPHYLAESEYPAVAVATLEYVGAALKLALPTDKLREAARLVEQQLAEQLEANNDVRQMVDGFEERFDAHVQEHEPRSLLLDEDKQMPNAEELGASAEDFLAAIENTDDWLRNGQDDTSSGDQD, encoded by the coding sequence ATGTCCAAGGAATCGCTGATGACGATGGTCGCAGAGAACTTGGATGATCCACGCTTTCAAGGCCTTGGAATGTATGTCTTGCTCAAGTCCATGAGCGACGCGGGGCATACCCACTCCCAAGTGACCAACGAACTTTTTGGACGTCTTGAGTCCAAACTCTTTGCGACCTTTGACGCTGACGAACTGGTTGCCTACACCTCGCAGCGACCTCGACTGACTTTTCTTGGGGATCACTTCGCCGGTTATCAAGCACCGCGCATCGAAATCTATTTGATGACCGACGAAATGGACCGCAATTTCTGGTTCCTCACCGGGGTTGAACCAGACCTCAAGTGGGAGCGCTTCATCTCCGAAATCTTGAGCTTTATTGAGGCTTTTAACGTTTCGCTTGTTGTTGGTACGGCTTCCTTGCCAATGCCGGTTCCGCACACCAGGCCAGTTGGCGTGACCGCTCACGGAAATCGTAAGGATCTCATCGAGAACATCTCCACCTGGAGCCCCACCGTAGAGTCCCCTGCGGGCATTACTTCATTGCTGGAAATCCGCATGGCTGAGGTGGAGCGTGACATCGTCGGCTACTCCTTACACACCCCGCATTATCTGGCAGAATCGGAATACCCGGCAGTGGCTGTGGCCACCTTGGAGTATGTCGGTGCTGCCCTGAAACTTGCACTGCCAACGGATAAATTGCGCGAAGCTGCGCGTCTGGTTGAGCAACAATTGGCCGAACAGCTGGAAGCTAATAACGACGTTCGGCAGATGGTTGACGGATTTGAAGAACGTTTTGATGCGCATGTTCAAGAACATGAGCCACGTTCGCTATTGCTCGATGAAGACAAACAAATGCCAAACGCCGAAGAATTGGGCGCAAGTGCTGAAGACTTCTTGGCCGCCATCGAAAATACTGATGATTGGCTAAGGAACGGACAAGACGATACGTCATCAGGTGATCAAGACTAG
- a CDS encoding RDD family protein: MERKDFSSWLEGPPQHNSQQWPGQDLGRPESGPGSIGRFPRRLGALFIDWGLSMLLSWWLFNFSDLATLLLFCAGQIIGVGFTGHTIGHRTFGLQVQSMDGTAVKPLQGLSRSLLLCLAIPVFVTDKDQRGLHDRLPKTILVNIR; this comes from the coding sequence GTGGAAAGAAAAGACTTTAGTTCGTGGCTCGAAGGCCCGCCACAACATAACTCGCAACAATGGCCGGGGCAGGACTTAGGTCGTCCGGAGAGCGGACCAGGGTCAATTGGCCGTTTCCCTCGTAGGCTCGGCGCCTTGTTCATTGACTGGGGCCTATCAATGCTTCTGAGCTGGTGGCTCTTCAATTTCAGTGATCTTGCAACGTTGCTACTGTTTTGTGCTGGTCAGATTATTGGCGTGGGATTCACTGGCCACACAATTGGTCACCGCACCTTTGGCCTCCAAGTGCAGTCCATGGACGGCACGGCTGTGAAGCCTCTGCAAGGTTTGAGTCGCTCATTATTGCTTTGCCTGGCGATTCCGGTTTTCGTTACCGATAAAGATCAGCGGGGTCTTCACGACAGACTTCCGAAAACAATCTTGGTCAACATCAGATAA
- the lpdA gene encoding dihydrolipoyl dehydrogenase, with protein MADSAATQEFDVLILGGGSAGYSAALRAIQLGYTVGLIEKEKLGGTCLHTGCIPTKAYLHAAELAENAREGAKYGINSSLESIDLAGVRKYKEGIVAGKHKGLQGLLKMKKVNVITGNGRLISQDSIDVDGTVYKGKYIILATGSTSKTFGLEIGGRVLTSTEALNMEDLPKSAIVLGGGVIGVEFASVWNSFGVDVTIVEGLPSLVPNEDPAIIKTLERAFKKRGIKFNTGVFFEKVEQDANGVKVSLADGNVLEADIVLVAVGRGPVTEGLGFEEQGITIDRGFVITNERLHTGVGNIYAIGDIVPGVQLAHRGYQHGRFVAEEIHGLKPTIIEDINIPKVTFCEPEIASVGYSEPKAKEKFGADQIETTEYNLAGNGKSSILGTSGLIKMVRVKNGPIVGVHGIGGRIGEQIGEAQLIVNWEAYPEDVSQLIHAHPTQNESLGEAAMALAGAPLHG; from the coding sequence GTGGCCGATTCGGCAGCAACGCAAGAATTTGATGTCCTCATCCTCGGCGGTGGATCCGCTGGATACTCGGCAGCATTGCGTGCCATCCAGCTGGGCTACACCGTTGGATTGATTGAAAAGGAAAAGCTGGGTGGCACCTGCCTGCACACCGGCTGCATCCCAACCAAGGCTTACCTGCACGCAGCAGAGTTGGCAGAAAACGCTCGCGAGGGTGCCAAGTACGGCATCAACTCCTCGCTTGAGTCCATCGACCTGGCTGGCGTGCGCAAGTACAAGGAAGGCATTGTTGCTGGAAAGCACAAGGGCCTGCAGGGCTTGCTCAAGATGAAGAAGGTCAACGTTATCACCGGTAACGGCCGCCTCATCTCGCAGGATTCCATCGACGTTGATGGCACTGTTTACAAGGGCAAGTACATCATCCTTGCCACCGGTTCCACCTCCAAGACTTTCGGTCTTGAAATCGGCGGTCGCGTACTGACCAGCACCGAAGCACTGAATATGGAAGATCTGCCAAAGAGCGCCATCGTGCTCGGTGGCGGCGTCATCGGCGTTGAATTTGCTTCCGTATGGAACTCCTTCGGTGTCGATGTCACCATCGTTGAAGGTCTTCCTTCGCTGGTTCCAAACGAAGACCCAGCAATCATCAAGACCTTGGAGCGTGCGTTCAAGAAGCGCGGCATCAAGTTCAACACCGGTGTCTTCTTCGAAAAGGTCGAGCAGGATGCCAACGGCGTCAAGGTCTCCCTGGCTGACGGCAACGTACTGGAAGCAGACATCGTTCTGGTTGCAGTCGGCCGCGGTCCAGTGACCGAAGGCTTGGGCTTTGAAGAGCAGGGCATCACCATCGATCGCGGTTTCGTGATCACCAACGAGCGTCTGCACACCGGCGTCGGCAACATCTACGCCATCGGCGACATTGTCCCAGGCGTACAGTTGGCACACCGTGGCTACCAGCATGGTCGCTTCGTAGCTGAGGAAATCCACGGCCTGAAGCCAACCATCATCGAGGACATCAACATCCCGAAGGTGACCTTCTGCGAGCCAGAGATTGCTTCGGTTGGCTACTCCGAGCCAAAGGCTAAGGAGAAGTTCGGCGCCGATCAGATCGAAACCACCGAATACAACCTCGCCGGTAACGGCAAGTCTTCGATCCTGGGCACCAGCGGCCTGATCAAGATGGTTCGCGTCAAGAACGGTCCAATCGTGGGCGTTCACGGCATCGGCGGTCGCATCGGTGAGCAGATCGGTGAAGCTCAGCTGATCGTGAACTGGGAAGCATACCCAGAGGACGTTTCCCAGCTGATCCACGCGCACCCAACTCAGAACGAGTCCCTCGGCGAAGCTGCGATGGCTCTCGCCGGTGCTCCACTGCACGGCTAA
- a CDS encoding leucyl aminopeptidase: MINSSDLTLSAIGTDIKRKSADTLILGVLKNDGKATIVASPFTPETTSSLEQSLTALGVSGKADEVTLLPGVEASKAKVLLFIGLGVAELADLTDELLRRAAGSAARQLSNAKTAIFALPSDSVEQVAAIAEGIALGSYRYENQRSKKSEKPVLADAQIATAVATSKDLPAVLKRAAVLGRAVRGTRDLINTPANLLYPESFATAVKDYSKSLPLKVTVFDEKRLAKDGFGGLLGVGGGSVRQPRMVKVEYSPAKATKHIALIGKGITFDTGGTSLKPAAGMHAMKSDMSGAAAVFQSIAAVAELGLNVKVTAWLCLAENMPGGASTRPGDVLTMFGGKTVEVLNTDAEGRLVMADGLAAASLEKPDVMIDIATLTGAQMLALGLRTAGIMGNEQVRDDLVAVSDKVGELAWAMPLPEELRPSIESQVADLANIGERMGGMMTAAVFLEEFVGEVDGKKIPWAHIDFAGPAFNEGSAWGYTPKNGTGSQVRTLVAYAEQLAAN, translated from the coding sequence GTGATCAACTCAAGTGATCTCACTTTGAGCGCCATTGGCACCGACATCAAACGCAAGAGCGCAGACACCTTGATATTGGGTGTGTTGAAGAATGATGGAAAAGCAACCATCGTCGCTTCCCCCTTTACTCCGGAAACGACTTCATCTCTAGAGCAGTCGCTGACCGCTCTTGGCGTGTCGGGTAAAGCCGACGAAGTGACTTTGCTTCCCGGCGTCGAGGCTTCGAAGGCTAAGGTCTTGCTCTTCATCGGCTTGGGTGTTGCAGAATTGGCTGACCTGACCGATGAACTGTTGCGTCGCGCTGCCGGTTCAGCAGCTCGACAGCTATCCAACGCTAAAACCGCGATCTTCGCCCTGCCTTCGGATAGTGTCGAGCAAGTGGCGGCTATCGCTGAAGGTATCGCCCTCGGTAGCTACCGTTACGAAAATCAGCGGTCGAAGAAGAGCGAGAAGCCGGTACTCGCCGATGCACAAATCGCCACCGCAGTCGCAACTTCAAAGGATCTGCCGGCAGTGCTCAAGCGTGCTGCGGTCCTGGGTCGTGCCGTACGTGGAACCCGCGATCTGATCAACACCCCAGCAAACCTGCTCTACCCAGAATCTTTCGCAACCGCAGTCAAGGACTACTCCAAGTCATTGCCGCTCAAGGTCACGGTCTTCGACGAGAAGCGTCTGGCTAAGGACGGCTTTGGCGGTTTGCTTGGCGTCGGTGGTGGTTCAGTACGTCAGCCTCGAATGGTTAAGGTCGAGTACTCCCCTGCCAAGGCAACCAAGCATATTGCACTCATCGGTAAGGGCATCACCTTTGATACCGGTGGTACCTCTTTGAAGCCTGCCGCTGGTATGCACGCCATGAAATCGGACATGTCTGGCGCTGCCGCGGTATTCCAGAGCATCGCAGCCGTCGCAGAGTTGGGCCTGAACGTCAAGGTCACCGCATGGCTATGCCTGGCAGAAAACATGCCAGGCGGCGCGTCCACCCGTCCGGGTGACGTACTGACGATGTTCGGTGGTAAGACTGTTGAGGTCTTGAACACCGATGCCGAGGGCCGCTTGGTTATGGCTGATGGTTTGGCCGCAGCAAGCTTGGAAAAGCCAGACGTCATGATCGATATTGCTACCCTGACTGGCGCACAGATGCTTGCTTTGGGTCTACGCACTGCCGGCATCATGGGCAACGAGCAGGTACGTGATGATCTGGTTGCAGTATCAGACAAGGTCGGCGAATTGGCTTGGGCCATGCCGCTTCCGGAAGAACTGCGTCCAAGCATTGAGTCGCAGGTTGCAGACCTCGCCAACATTGGTGAGCGCATGGGTGGCATGATGACCGCGGCAGTCTTCTTGGAAGAATTTGTTGGCGAGGTCGACGGCAAGAAGATCCCTTGGGCACATATCGACTTCGCTGGACCAGCGTTCAACGAAGGCAGTGCCTGGGGCTACACCCCGAAGAACGGTACTGGTTCGCAGGTTCGCACGCTTGTAGCGTACGCAGAACAGCTGGCCGCAAACTAA
- a CDS encoding DUF4191 domain-containing protein, whose product MAKNSDNDAAAQSKRGLFSRKPKAEKKNKEPGRLKQIGQVFQMTRRNDPMVVWWMALAALAVIAVCLVIGILINNWITMLIIAIPLALLAAMFIMSRRAEKAAFSQLEGRPGAAGAAMSVLRRGWILKQEPVAYNRHQDLVFLAIGRPGVVLVTEGPKSRVRELVTSERKRIARVLPNVPVHVINAGQDEDQTSLVNVSKEMKKLPKSITKLEVTAIDKRLSTLTANRLPIPKGVDPNRVRPNRRATRGR is encoded by the coding sequence ATGGCCAAAAACTCCGACAACGACGCTGCTGCGCAATCAAAGCGCGGTTTGTTTTCGCGTAAACCAAAAGCTGAGAAGAAGAACAAAGAACCAGGTCGATTGAAGCAAATCGGCCAAGTCTTCCAGATGACGCGCCGCAACGACCCGATGGTCGTTTGGTGGATGGCACTGGCAGCCTTGGCAGTAATCGCGGTCTGCTTGGTTATCGGTATCTTGATCAACAACTGGATCACCATGTTGATCATTGCTATTCCGTTGGCTCTTCTTGCGGCAATGTTCATCATGTCCCGTCGCGCTGAAAAAGCTGCCTTCTCCCAACTTGAAGGACGCCCAGGTGCTGCCGGTGCAGCCATGAGCGTTCTGCGTCGTGGATGGATCCTCAAGCAGGAACCAGTCGCCTACAACCGCCACCAGGACTTGGTTTTCCTTGCCATTGGCCGTCCAGGCGTCGTCTTGGTTACTGAAGGACCTAAGTCGCGAGTACGCGAATTGGTAACTTCCGAGCGTAAGCGCATTGCTCGCGTTCTGCCGAACGTACCAGTACACGTAATCAACGCTGGCCAAGACGAAGACCAGACCAGTTTGGTTAATGTCAGCAAGGAAATGAAGAAACTTCCTAAGTCCATCACCAAGCTTGAAGTCACGGCCATCGACAAGCGTCTAAGCACGCTGACCGCAAACCGTTTGCCTATCCCGAAGGGCGTGGATCCGAACCGAGTTCGGCCGAACCGTCGCGCTACTCGCGGTCGCTAA
- a CDS encoding serine/threonine protein kinase: protein MDESTNVLAWPMAPGHVTVRPLSAKSPCKVWLVRRESDQTYMVLKLSLTMEDVSSLRQNSVTQSRKYVVDFYGTLSTQLGDGLIMEYCPGGSIGDLVSSRGVFSLGECITALAPVAQTLSTMHAAGFRHGDISPSNVLLTASGMPKIIDFQETTSGILESSGAGTPGFMAPEIAPGVREVSTGEQDVYSLGACLWFLLSGRPPDEELIRPPVRVQFPSIPRIIQELLIECLSTDPSQRPSAEQFARTLFASASAEAIRWEGHVSSDATHLMETIHPEVGQGRRRPKRAKQKAVKTSNVKQEADEGWEVHRLRSTPGAMKVVGAVVLGIAVIAGSLVGVNHLVAATASDTEQVIEVPGESTCRINDVAEVPACAFQQDTIVSAFLSLTQRRDAAMSKLSSRDLKTIYAAGSEQLKRDQETIATLRDMDLNFRGLKTHLENVSVVARGQGNTVILSADSSQGEYDYVDQKGQAIHTVKATATQRIEIELVLSDKGWTIGKVLRH from the coding sequence ATGGATGAATCAACAAATGTTTTAGCGTGGCCAATGGCCCCGGGGCATGTCACTGTTAGACCCTTAAGCGCCAAGTCACCTTGTAAAGTCTGGTTGGTGCGCAGGGAGAGTGACCAAACTTACATGGTGTTAAAACTAAGTTTGACTATGGAAGATGTCTCCTCCTTGAGGCAAAACTCGGTTACGCAGTCGAGGAAATATGTCGTTGATTTTTACGGCACGCTCAGCACTCAGTTGGGTGATGGATTGATCATGGAATACTGTCCTGGCGGTAGCATCGGTGATCTCGTGAGCAGCCGTGGTGTGTTCAGTTTGGGAGAATGTATCACTGCCTTGGCTCCGGTTGCGCAAACACTTTCTACTATGCATGCTGCTGGTTTTCGACACGGTGACATCTCACCGTCCAATGTTTTGCTAACTGCAAGCGGGATGCCAAAAATCATTGACTTTCAGGAGACTACGTCCGGGATACTCGAGTCTTCCGGGGCCGGGACGCCGGGGTTTATGGCTCCAGAGATTGCTCCAGGGGTGCGCGAAGTTTCCACAGGAGAGCAGGACGTCTATTCTCTGGGCGCGTGTTTATGGTTTCTTCTGTCTGGAAGGCCCCCAGATGAAGAGCTCATTCGTCCGCCAGTGCGCGTACAGTTTCCGAGCATCCCACGGATCATTCAAGAACTTCTGATCGAGTGCCTCAGTACGGATCCGAGTCAACGGCCCAGCGCCGAGCAATTTGCGCGAACGCTCTTTGCAAGCGCTAGTGCTGAAGCAATTCGATGGGAGGGCCATGTTTCCTCGGATGCAACGCATCTGATGGAAACTATTCACCCAGAAGTGGGGCAAGGGCGTCGGCGACCAAAGCGGGCAAAGCAAAAGGCTGTAAAAACTTCTAACGTTAAGCAGGAAGCGGATGAAGGATGGGAAGTTCATCGGCTTCGAAGCACGCCCGGCGCGATGAAGGTTGTAGGCGCGGTTGTCCTGGGCATTGCGGTCATAGCAGGCAGCCTTGTCGGCGTAAATCATCTCGTGGCAGCAACTGCATCCGACACGGAGCAGGTGATCGAGGTTCCTGGCGAATCTACGTGTCGTATCAATGATGTTGCTGAAGTTCCCGCGTGTGCGTTTCAGCAGGACACGATAGTATCGGCCTTCCTCAGCCTGACACAACGACGTGATGCTGCGATGAGTAAGCTATCGAGCCGTGATTTGAAGACTATCTACGCTGCGGGTTCTGAGCAGTTGAAAAGAGATCAAGAAACTATTGCCACTTTGCGTGATATGGATTTGAATTTTCGTGGCTTAAAAACGCATCTAGAGAATGTTTCAGTCGTCGCCAGAGGGCAAGGTAATACGGTGATTTTGAGCGCAGATTCAAGTCAAGGGGAGTATGACTACGTGGATCAAAAAGGCCAAGCGATTCACACGGTCAAAGCCACCGCGACGCAGAGGATTGAAATAGAACTAGTGCTCTCCGATAAAGGTTGGACGATAGGCAAAGTTCTACGCCATTAA
- the sucB gene encoding 2-oxoglutarate dehydrogenase, E2 component, dihydrolipoamide succinyltransferase, producing the protein MSETVNLPALGESVTEGTVTRWLKQVGDRVEVDEPLVEVSTDKVDTEVPSPVAGVIEEIFVAEDEDAEVGAPLVRIGDGSGSGEAALAAPAAEEAPAQAEAPAAPAAEEAPAEEAAPAAAPAGSASGTEVTLPALGESVTEGTVTRWLKEVGEEVAVDEPLLEVSTDKVDTEVPSPVAGTLLEIRVPEDETAEVGAVLAVIGAAGAAPAAAPAKEEAPAPAAAPAPVKEEAPAAPAPAAPAAPAAPAPAAPAPAAAPAPAAAEANNESGYVTPLVRRLANQHDIDIASVKGTGVGGRIRKQDVLDAVAAKEAASAPAAAAATPAAAKPAAPVVEASSLRGTTVKAPRIRQVIARRMRESLDISTQLTQVHEIDMTRIVNLRAKAKAGFKATNGVNLTYLPFIAKAVTEALKAHPSVNANYDEEKQEITYHNAEHLGFAVDSEKGLLVPVVSNAGDLNLAGLANKIADVAARTRGNKIGPNELSGGTFTITNIGSVGALFDTPIINQPEVAILGTGAIVKRPAVITDAEGNDSIAIRHMMYLCLTYDHRLVDGADAGRFLQTVKARLEGGAFEGDLGL; encoded by the coding sequence ATGTCTGAAACCGTAAACCTACCCGCACTGGGTGAAAGTGTTACCGAAGGTACGGTAACTCGCTGGCTGAAGCAGGTTGGCGACCGTGTAGAGGTAGACGAGCCGTTGGTGGAAGTTTCCACCGACAAGGTAGACACTGAAGTTCCTTCGCCAGTTGCCGGCGTCATCGAGGAAATCTTTGTTGCAGAAGACGAGGACGCTGAGGTTGGCGCTCCCCTCGTTCGCATTGGTGATGGATCCGGTTCGGGCGAGGCTGCACTAGCTGCCCCAGCTGCTGAAGAAGCACCAGCTCAGGCAGAAGCTCCAGCGGCACCAGCTGCTGAAGAAGCACCGGCTGAAGAAGCGGCACCTGCCGCTGCACCTGCTGGTTCCGCTTCGGGCACCGAAGTTACCTTGCCCGCACTGGGCGAATCGGTAACCGAGGGCACCGTGACCCGCTGGTTGAAGGAAGTTGGCGAGGAAGTCGCCGTCGACGAGCCACTGCTCGAAGTATCCACCGACAAGGTCGACACTGAAGTTCCTTCGCCAGTTGCCGGCACCCTGCTGGAAATTCGTGTTCCCGAAGACGAGACCGCTGAAGTTGGTGCAGTTCTCGCAGTGATCGGTGCTGCAGGCGCTGCTCCTGCCGCTGCCCCAGCGAAGGAAGAAGCACCAGCACCTGCTGCTGCTCCAGCCCCGGTCAAGGAAGAGGCTCCAGCCGCTCCTGCCCCTGCCGCACCAGCTGCACCTGCAGCACCGGCTCCAGCAGCCCCAGCACCAGCTGCCGCTCCGGCGCCAGCGGCTGCAGAGGCAAACAACGAGTCGGGCTATGTCACCCCACTGGTCCGCCGTTTGGCTAACCAGCACGACATTGACATCGCTTCGGTCAAGGGCACCGGCGTTGGCGGTCGCATCCGCAAGCAGGACGTGCTTGACGCCGTCGCTGCCAAGGAAGCTGCATCCGCTCCAGCAGCCGCAGCAGCAACCCCAGCTGCAGCAAAGCCAGCGGCACCAGTAGTCGAGGCTTCCTCGCTACGCGGTACCACCGTCAAGGCTCCACGCATCCGTCAGGTTATCGCCCGTCGAATGCGCGAATCGCTGGATATCTCGACTCAGTTGACCCAGGTCCACGAGATCGACATGACCCGCATCGTGAACCTGCGAGCCAAGGCCAAGGCCGGCTTCAAGGCCACCAACGGTGTCAACCTGACCTACCTGCCATTCATCGCCAAGGCTGTTACCGAGGCACTGAAGGCTCACCCATCGGTGAACGCCAACTACGATGAAGAAAAGCAGGAGATCACCTACCACAACGCCGAGCACCTCGGCTTCGCGGTAGACTCCGAAAAGGGCCTGCTGGTTCCTGTTGTCTCCAACGCTGGCGATCTGAACCTTGCTGGCCTGGCCAACAAGATCGCTGACGTTGCAGCACGTACCCGTGGCAACAAGATCGGTCCAAACGAGCTCTCCGGCGGCACCTTCACCATCACCAACATTGGTTCGGTAGGCGCCCTGTTCGATACCCCGATCATCAACCAGCCAGAGGTCGCCATCTTGGGCACTGGCGCTATCGTGAAGCGTCCAGCGGTCATCACTGATGCCGAGGGCAACGACTCGATCGCCATCCGTCACATGATGTACCTGTGCCTGACTTACGATCACCGTCTCGTTGACGGCGCCGATGCAGGTCGATTCCTGCAGACCGTCAAGGCTCGCCTTGAGGGTGGCGCTTTCGAAGGCGATCTGGGGCTCTAA